From one Amia ocellicauda isolate fAmiCal2 chromosome 17, fAmiCal2.hap1, whole genome shotgun sequence genomic stretch:
- the itpripl2 gene encoding inositol 1,4,5-trisphosphate receptor-interacting protein-like 2, with protein MTVYTLNLRVFWPLVTCLLVGLLFLHQTLRRGQDPGCPDRALGILSLLKFAMAFTLCYVFIWYCSSSQGQGRRGRVESTEAAPPRTGPSRKELLEDYYERQVRLSPHMLGHSKAHVAQLVSELVRAGRAEIPPESTLAFRGDFVQIGSGYEEHKVSRPDCFDILVPLRLPRGLKLEPRSCPGREGGPPLCSLETPKKTDWLRRHRAFAEAFLSQEEGGDVYRLCPAPVLRWFYPTVQRCLSAVRYPFEQRCSLGLSLSEDRVLLRLTPRSDFVCCHISMGVRLIPALPLGEGAFLVAAAPRGVQQEALWTVYFPRQEQRLLAWLKGRVPASSCHLKCLQILKAVCDLSGQALDGQGAAQWRAVLSSYALKTAWLRLLFSTPSEAWEERHLLERMEELLRSLRDSLQRRHLGHLFLGGDVGLLPESLTLPKPFKDTTSSNLLAGFDPAALDLVSARLAYSWTHLHRLIRLGRPQRDSGGRGLRCKHLEAK; from the coding sequence ATGACGGTCTACACATTAAACCTAAGGGTCTTCTGGCCCTTAGTCACTTGTCTCCTCGTCGGCCTTCTCTTCTTACACCAGACTCTGCGCAGGGGACAAGACCCAGGCTGCCCTGACAGAGCACTGGGCATCCTGTCACTGCTCAAATTCGCCATGGCCTTCACCCTCTGCTATGTCTTTATCTGGTACTGTTCGTCCTCTCAAGGCCAGGGCAGGAGGGGGCGGGTGGAGTCCACCGAGGCCGCCCCCCCAAGGACGGGCCCCTCCAGGAAGGAGCTCTTGGAGGACTATTATGAACGGCAGGTCCGTCTCTCCCCCCACATGCTGGGCCACAGTAAGGCGCATGTGGCCCAGCTGGTGAGCGAGTTGGTGAGAGCGGGCCGCGCCGAGATCCCACCAGAGTCCACACTGGCCTTCCGCGGGGACTTCGTCCAGATTGGCAGTGGTTATGAGGAGCACAAAGTGAGCCGGCCCGACTGCTTCGACATACTGGTGCCCCTTCGGCTGCCCCGTGGGCTGAAGCTGGAGCCTCGCAGTTGCCCGGGGCGAGAAGGGGGCCCCCCGCTTTGTAGCTTGGAGACACCCAAAAAGACAGATTGGCTGCGCAGGCACCGGGCCTTTGCCGAGGCCTTCCTGAGCCAAGAAGAGGGAGGGGACGTTTACCGTCTGTGCCCAGCGCCTGTCCTGCGCTGGTTCTACCCCACAGTGCAGCGCTGCCTAAGTGCTGTCCGCTACCCCTTCGAGCAGCGCTGCTCCCTCGGCCTGTCACTCAGCGAGGACCGTGTCCTGCTGCGCCTCACCCCCCGCTCTGACTTTGTCTGCTGCCATATCTCCATGGGCGTGCGGCTCATCCCTGCCCTGCCACTGGGGGAAGGTGCCTTCTTGGTGGCAGCCGCGCCAAGGGGCGTGCAGCAGGAGGCCCTGTGGACGGTGTACTTCCCCAGACAGGAGCAGCGTCTACTGGCCTGGTTGAAGGGCAGGGTGCCGGCCAGCTCCTGCCACTTGAAGTGTCTGCAGATCCTGAAGGCTGTGTGTGATTTGAGCGGGCAGGCACTGGACGGCCAGGGCGCAGCCCAGTGGAGGGCCGTGCTCTCCTCCTATGCCCTCAAGACTGCCTGGTTGCGCCTTCTGTTCAGCACGCCCTCCGAGGCCTGGGAGGAGCGCCACCTGCTGGAGAGGATGGAGGAGCTGTTGCGCAGCCTACGGGACAGCCTGCAGCGCCGCCACTTGGGCCACCTCTTCCTTGGAGGAGACGTGGGGTTGCTGCCTGAGTCCCTCACCCTGCCCAAGCCCTTCAAAGACACCACATCCTCCAACCTCCTCGCTGGTTTTGACCCAGCTGCTCTCGACCTGGTGTCGGCCCGCCTGGCCTACTCCTGGACTCACCTCCACCGGCTCATTCGCCTGGGCCGGCCCCAGAGGGACAGCGGTGGTAGGGGGCTGCGCTGCAAACACCTGGAGGCCAAGTAG